GGGGATGACCGGCTCGAGGCCTTCGAGCACCGCGATGCGGTCGCCGACCTCGCGCATGATGACGGAGACCGGAGTCTCCAGAGCGTCGGCCACGGAGGCGAGGATCTCGCTCGAGGCCTCCTTCTGACCGCGCTCGACCTCGCTGAGGTAGCCGAGGGCGACACTCGCCTTGCT
This genomic stretch from Leifsonia sp. EB41 harbors:
- a CDS encoding helix-turn-helix transcriptional regulator gives rise to the protein MILVRQEIGDVLRDFRLQKGRTLRQVASKASVALGYLSEVERGQKEASSEILASVADALETPVSVIMREVGDRIAVLEGLEPVIPDTIPDDFVSAMDANLVSR